In the genome of Methanopyrus kandleri AV19, one region contains:
- a CDS encoding MBL fold metallo-hydrolase, which yields MLLRPADSWAGVLVDTGSTIVAVDAGPNPWHAEDTDYLLLTHAHLDHVASLDRYSRNGAKVLCPGDVRDDLGLVDSAVGVKKVKSMLYDVIVHPIPVEHTCSAYAYVLDLEECNVLVTGDWHVGPRTIDGEIKPLWKAVREVVGGEGVDVIVSEATRALVDAPELGGNERVFEYALSLHDPRDVLAFLQPTDLEIIDTAFRVASDLGLDVVVDSETDRKLKFLERRGDVEWEYDVADEPLVRSLYLTVSWEKARELAEAGLVEAVVGNWATVHHLRRRVGVKYAYVIPRSGHASRPEITRLITELEPSCLVFRHRSGDATRLERYYSRFVDEVRVWVGRGCRDESLELPP from the coding sequence GTGCTCCTTCGTCCCGCGGATTCGTGGGCGGGCGTGCTGGTGGATACGGGGAGCACGATCGTCGCCGTGGACGCGGGCCCCAACCCGTGGCACGCGGAGGACACCGACTACCTCCTTCTCACCCACGCCCACCTCGATCACGTGGCCTCCCTGGACAGGTACTCGAGGAACGGTGCGAAAGTACTGTGCCCGGGTGACGTGCGCGACGACTTGGGGCTCGTGGACAGCGCGGTGGGCGTGAAGAAGGTGAAGTCGATGCTCTACGACGTGATCGTCCACCCCATCCCCGTAGAACACACGTGCAGCGCGTACGCCTACGTCCTGGACTTGGAGGAGTGTAACGTCCTGGTCACGGGTGATTGGCACGTGGGACCGCGCACGATCGATGGTGAGATCAAACCCCTCTGGAAGGCCGTGCGTGAGGTCGTCGGGGGCGAGGGGGTCGACGTGATCGTCTCGGAGGCCACGCGGGCCCTCGTGGACGCTCCCGAGCTGGGCGGGAACGAGAGGGTTTTCGAGTACGCCCTGTCCCTACACGACCCGCGGGACGTCCTCGCCTTCCTCCAACCCACGGACCTCGAGATCATCGACACGGCCTTCCGAGTGGCCTCGGACCTGGGACTCGACGTCGTCGTGGACTCGGAAACCGATCGGAAGCTCAAGTTCTTGGAGAGGCGTGGGGACGTGGAGTGGGAGTACGACGTGGCCGACGAGCCCCTGGTGCGCTCCCTGTACCTGACCGTGAGCTGGGAGAAGGCGAGGGAGTTGGCCGAGGCGGGGCTCGTGGAGGCCGTCGTGGGTAACTGGGCGACGGTCCACCATCTGAGGCGTCGAGTCGGAGTGAAGTACGCGTACGTGATCCCCAGGTCCGGGCACGCGTCCCGACCCGAGATAACCCGACTGATCACCGAGCTGGAACCCTCGTGCCTCGTGTTCAGACACCGGTCCGGGGACGCCACCCGCCTCGAACGGTACTACTCCAGGTTCGTGGACGAGGTGAGGGTGTGGGTGGGGAGAGGGTGCAGGGACGAGTCCCTCGAGCTCCCGCCCTGA
- a CDS encoding DUF1156 domain-containing protein, with product MPTRDRKIDERFPARDVTDEVAREMPITGRPPLQYIHVWWARRPLSASRAAVLTTLVPVDADEDELLEILHVGEDQASWKYTPVTGSHADTSSKGADLRQFIPGDARDEGHGVTLRRMYREATGSERPLVVDPMAGGGSIPFEALRLGCRVVAGELNPVAWLVLKATLEYPVEYGGELLEKMRGFFAEIRKELEQRVGEFYGDNDRAYVWIKWIECPRCGLKVPTRPNWWLLRKRGKPEESLVILPDVPEEGEGNEVGFDVVRYSEAREDGFDPGRGTVSRGAVTCPRCGTTIQREQVHRLSRRHFEDEHGFVRAYLAAIVEGSGRGKEYRAATDRDLEFFERAREELFERWDELVAEDLIPTEEIPEGEKTREPRLRGIDSFYKLFNERQLLVHAELLRVIRELSGGLDDEYREPLTVYAMIAFDKMINYNTICSRWEYTRGVVKGIFDQHAYSWAWDYGEMNVLAEDGGWYWAAPNVLKAFRQISQALSGVDGDVEVILGDARALPQHLRNLGVESVDAIVVDPPYYDNVQYAELADFFYVWLKRLFGHPTFLVTISRSSPESAMEFQRAFSNELTPKDEEIVANRTRHDDPEREYERGLREFLEACREVLPEHGRLTLMFTHKATEAWTSLVRALRDAGFEITEVWPVRTESEHSLHQRWKAAVGTTQIIACRPRSGSEVTTWRRVRDEVRRNVREAFRRAADLVFSDAERLVVARGAALRPYTRYDKVLRSRGDEEVEVSPEEVMEEAYRAVPEAIADQFEETIGETPGFEDLDEAGRFYFLYRFFWGYPKEPSEAPDYEDVLMLAHATDFPLNKYEYRRRPDAKGKLVRVSSTRDRGTVAILDDFESRKPGRVNNQVDALHAVLTALTREGDELDMRTALEVAFEHEELFEPIARALARLREYRLEEVEDEGELDERYPELKYAALVLKKMREVKQRRRLLGG from the coding sequence GTGCCCACTCGGGACAGGAAGATCGACGAACGGTTCCCCGCCAGGGACGTTACGGACGAGGTGGCTAGGGAGATGCCGATCACGGGTAGACCACCACTGCAGTACATTCACGTGTGGTGGGCGAGGCGGCCGCTGTCAGCGTCCAGGGCTGCCGTGCTCACCACCTTGGTCCCAGTTGATGCCGATGAGGATGAACTCCTAGAGATCCTTCACGTTGGGGAGGATCAGGCCTCCTGGAAGTACACTCCCGTGACGGGTTCCCACGCCGACACGTCGAGCAAGGGCGCGGATCTGCGACAGTTCATTCCGGGTGATGCTCGAGATGAGGGTCACGGCGTGACCCTTCGACGTATGTACCGAGAGGCCACGGGTTCCGAGAGACCGTTGGTCGTGGATCCGATGGCGGGTGGTGGGTCGATCCCGTTCGAGGCGTTGAGGCTCGGTTGTCGGGTGGTCGCAGGCGAGCTGAACCCGGTCGCGTGGCTCGTGCTCAAGGCCACGCTCGAGTACCCGGTCGAGTACGGGGGCGAACTCCTCGAGAAGATGCGCGGGTTCTTCGCGGAGATCCGCAAAGAGCTCGAGCAGCGCGTGGGCGAGTTCTACGGTGATAACGATCGCGCCTACGTTTGGATCAAGTGGATCGAGTGCCCGAGGTGCGGGTTGAAGGTACCTACCCGCCCGAACTGGTGGTTGTTGAGGAAGCGGGGTAAGCCGGAGGAGTCGCTGGTCATCTTACCGGACGTGCCCGAAGAGGGTGAGGGTAACGAAGTCGGGTTCGACGTAGTTAGGTACTCCGAAGCTCGGGAAGATGGGTTCGACCCGGGCCGGGGTACCGTTAGTCGAGGGGCGGTGACCTGCCCGCGGTGCGGAACGACGATCCAACGGGAACAAGTGCACCGGCTTTCCCGCAGGCACTTCGAGGACGAGCACGGGTTCGTCCGCGCCTACCTGGCCGCGATCGTGGAGGGCTCGGGTAGGGGGAAGGAGTACCGCGCCGCCACCGATCGGGATCTGGAGTTCTTCGAGCGGGCGCGGGAGGAGTTGTTCGAGCGGTGGGACGAGCTGGTCGCCGAGGACCTCATCCCGACCGAGGAAATTCCGGAGGGTGAGAAGACTAGGGAGCCCAGGCTTCGCGGGATCGACAGCTTCTACAAGCTGTTCAACGAGAGACAGTTGCTCGTGCACGCGGAGTTACTCCGCGTGATCCGGGAGTTGAGCGGGGGTTTAGACGACGAGTACCGCGAGCCGCTCACCGTCTACGCGATGATAGCCTTCGACAAGATGATCAACTACAACACGATCTGCTCGCGATGGGAGTACACTCGCGGAGTTGTCAAAGGCATCTTCGACCAGCACGCGTACTCGTGGGCTTGGGACTACGGCGAGATGAACGTGCTCGCGGAGGACGGTGGCTGGTACTGGGCCGCACCGAATGTACTCAAAGCGTTCAGACAGATCTCTCAAGCACTGTCAGGCGTTGATGGAGATGTTGAGGTGATCCTAGGAGACGCTAGAGCCCTACCTCAGCACCTAAGGAACCTAGGCGTGGAAAGCGTCGACGCGATCGTCGTCGACCCACCTTACTACGACAACGTTCAGTACGCGGAACTCGCCGACTTCTTCTACGTATGGTTGAAACGCCTGTTCGGACACCCGACGTTCCTCGTCACCATATCGAGATCCTCGCCGGAGAGTGCCATGGAGTTCCAACGCGCGTTTTCGAACGAGCTGACGCCCAAGGACGAGGAGATCGTCGCCAACAGAACCCGGCACGACGACCCCGAGCGGGAGTACGAGCGAGGACTTCGAGAATTCCTCGAAGCCTGCAGGGAAGTCCTCCCCGAGCACGGACGATTAACCCTAATGTTCACGCACAAGGCCACGGAGGCCTGGACCTCGCTGGTCCGAGCCCTGCGGGACGCGGGGTTCGAGATCACGGAAGTATGGCCAGTGAGAACGGAGTCTGAACACTCGCTCCACCAGCGTTGGAAGGCGGCCGTGGGCACGACCCAGATCATCGCGTGCCGCCCGCGCTCGGGGAGCGAGGTGACCACGTGGCGTCGCGTGAGGGACGAGGTCCGCCGGAACGTTCGGGAGGCGTTCAGGAGGGCCGCCGACCTCGTGTTCTCCGACGCCGAGCGCCTGGTCGTGGCCCGCGGCGCCGCCCTACGCCCGTACACGCGGTACGATAAGGTCCTCAGGTCGAGGGGCGACGAGGAGGTCGAGGTCTCGCCCGAGGAGGTCATGGAGGAGGCTTACCGGGCCGTGCCCGAGGCCATCGCCGACCAGTTCGAGGAGACGATCGGCGAGACCCCCGGCTTCGAGGACCTCGACGAGGCGGGTAGGTTCTACTTCCTGTACCGGTTCTTCTGGGGGTACCCGAAGGAGCCCAGCGAGGCTCCCGACTACGAGGACGTGCTCATGCTCGCCCACGCCACGGACTTCCCGCTGAACAAGTACGAGTACCGGAGGCGACCCGACGCCAAGGGCAAGCTAGTCAGGGTATCGTCGACCAGGGACAGGGGGACCGTCGCCATCCTGGACGACTTCGAGTCCAGGAAACCGGGCCGCGTGAACAACCAGGTGGACGCGCTCCACGCGGTACTCACCGCGCTCACGCGCGAGGGAGACGAACTCGACATGAGGACCGCCCTAGAGGTGGCCTTCGAGCACGAGGAGCTGTTCGAACCCATCGCCCGGGCCCTGGCCAGGCTCAGGGAGTACAGGCTCGAGGAGGTCGAGGACGAGGGAGAACTCGACGAGCGTTACCCGGAGCTGAAGTACGCCGCCCTCGTCCTGAAGAAGATGAGGGAGGTGAAGCAGAGGCGGAGGTTGCTGGGCGGATGA
- a CDS encoding ATP-binding protein, with the protein MSGGDLPSVFDVFEPTEHAINRNKNVLSVELSHVEREGTPESDPEKFLALTVPTEGLVNTVVSALKRVAGLEGGEPVQYMTERYGGGKTHVLVTLYHLATSERARELLLERARGYVDERRLEELEEVLSALEGKDVRVVVLDGDSVSEPRWWVELAERVDPELAEEWRSRDMTPSKGDVEELLDRALDGVDGVLLLLDEVTGMLIRSGEEMDRGLEFLKILARVVGKADAPVAMVVSAPKGSGEVQRQLERLKEEGEVESEAVLREEVHDVGEEAVEQLDRVGEERIPVSDVEEAAEIAKVWLLRPREDVDVEEAREAVVEAYEELTSELAGTEGIPRDEAANAVRRLRETYPFHPRLLEVLRSVTREEPYQLTRSYLEILMQVVGYAFDRWKEGEWEAPVFDLGDVFLDETEVEEAVVKPEGWEEPAGDLREKLDDLVEKEGELARRLAYALFVRSLVPDSRKRGATPKDLLLDVARPGEGVELSDVERALEPMEDTLFYLHREGERYYFDRTMNVSSVIQSYMPREERVGWNRAREELERELRSIGGLGRDALVLWEDEEELLNKLREPKPRVVVLPPWEGEERAEELWEKAEMENAPVFLVFQDKGRERRLLNAALRLSAVERALRSDDKLAREHGKELRRKEEEYRNRVRKLLREGYTILRYPSEGGLAREMFSVEEGRSLGSALGEKLEEIGFLEPGEEPGDVRVGGVGGEARGDDA; encoded by the coding sequence TTGAGCGGCGGGGACCTCCCCTCGGTCTTCGACGTCTTCGAGCCGACGGAGCACGCGATCAACAGGAACAAGAACGTCCTGAGCGTGGAACTATCACACGTGGAACGGGAGGGTACCCCCGAGTCCGACCCCGAGAAGTTCCTGGCGCTGACCGTCCCGACCGAGGGGCTAGTGAACACCGTCGTGAGCGCGTTGAAACGCGTGGCCGGACTGGAAGGAGGCGAGCCCGTCCAGTACATGACGGAACGCTACGGCGGCGGCAAAACCCACGTCCTCGTCACCCTCTACCACCTGGCGACGAGCGAGAGGGCTAGGGAACTCCTCCTGGAGAGGGCCCGAGGTTACGTGGACGAGCGGCGACTGGAGGAGTTGGAGGAAGTCCTGTCGGCCCTCGAGGGGAAGGACGTGCGGGTCGTCGTGTTGGACGGCGATTCCGTGAGCGAGCCCAGGTGGTGGGTGGAACTGGCCGAACGGGTCGACCCGGAGCTCGCGGAGGAGTGGCGTTCTCGGGACATGACCCCCTCGAAGGGCGACGTCGAGGAGCTCCTGGATCGCGCGCTGGACGGGGTGGACGGCGTTCTCCTGTTGTTGGACGAGGTGACTGGAATGTTGATCCGGTCGGGCGAGGAGATGGACCGTGGTCTCGAGTTCTTGAAGATCCTGGCGAGGGTGGTGGGTAAGGCGGACGCTCCCGTGGCGATGGTGGTCTCGGCGCCGAAGGGTAGTGGCGAGGTACAGCGGCAGTTGGAACGGTTGAAGGAGGAGGGCGAGGTCGAGTCCGAGGCGGTGTTGCGCGAGGAGGTGCACGACGTCGGGGAGGAGGCGGTCGAGCAGCTGGACCGCGTGGGAGAGGAGAGGATCCCCGTGAGCGACGTGGAAGAGGCCGCGGAGATCGCCAAGGTATGGCTCCTACGCCCGAGGGAGGACGTCGACGTGGAGGAGGCGCGGGAAGCGGTCGTCGAGGCGTACGAGGAGTTGACCTCCGAGCTCGCGGGCACGGAAGGCATCCCGCGAGACGAAGCGGCGAACGCGGTGAGGCGGTTGCGCGAGACGTACCCGTTCCACCCCAGGCTCTTGGAAGTCCTGAGGAGCGTCACGAGGGAGGAGCCCTACCAGCTGACGCGTAGCTACCTGGAGATCCTCATGCAGGTCGTCGGGTACGCGTTCGATAGGTGGAAGGAGGGCGAGTGGGAGGCTCCGGTGTTCGACCTCGGGGACGTGTTCCTGGACGAGACGGAGGTCGAGGAGGCCGTGGTGAAGCCCGAGGGTTGGGAGGAGCCGGCGGGCGACCTCAGGGAGAAGCTGGACGACCTGGTGGAGAAGGAGGGCGAGTTGGCGCGCCGCCTCGCGTACGCCCTGTTCGTGCGCAGTCTCGTCCCGGACTCCAGGAAGAGAGGTGCGACGCCGAAGGACCTCCTGTTGGACGTGGCCAGGCCCGGGGAGGGCGTGGAACTGTCCGACGTGGAGAGGGCGCTCGAACCCATGGAGGACACGCTCTTCTACCTGCACAGGGAGGGGGAGCGGTACTACTTCGACAGGACCATGAACGTCTCTTCCGTGATCCAGTCCTACATGCCGAGGGAGGAGCGGGTCGGTTGGAACCGGGCCAGGGAGGAACTGGAGAGGGAGCTGAGGAGTATCGGGGGCCTGGGACGGGACGCGCTGGTCCTGTGGGAGGACGAGGAGGAACTGTTGAACAAGCTTCGAGAACCCAAGCCACGCGTCGTCGTACTACCACCGTGGGAGGGTGAGGAGCGGGCCGAGGAGCTCTGGGAGAAGGCCGAGATGGAGAACGCCCCAGTCTTCCTGGTCTTCCAGGACAAAGGGCGCGAGAGGCGGCTCCTGAACGCCGCCCTGAGGTTATCGGCCGTCGAGAGGGCGCTGAGGTCCGACGACAAGCTCGCCCGGGAGCACGGGAAGGAGCTCAGGAGGAAGGAGGAGGAGTACCGGAACAGGGTGCGGAAGCTCCTCCGCGAGGGTTACACGATCCTGCGGTACCCTTCCGAGGGCGGGTTGGCGAGGGAGATGTTCAGTGTCGAGGAGGGGAGGAGTCTGGGGAGTGCTCTCGGGGAGAAGTTGGAGGAGATCGGGTTCCTCGAGCCGGGTGAAGAACCCGGGGATGTTCGTGTCGGAGGGGTTGGTGGAGAAGCGCGTGGAGATGATGCCTAA
- a CDS encoding BlaI/MecI/CopY family transcriptional regulator, protein MLEERELEELAKALKRGELDKTGAVLGLLYLAYVETGGHGGMTADDVVRVLQESGYDITKERFYSLASQLMKKGYIESHKINGRRVIYTINSDSEYEVEQKLRERLEKSAPTAERVSAEEMRRILDRHST, encoded by the coding sequence ATGCTCGAGGAACGCGAGCTTGAGGAGCTTGCTAAAGCTCTGAAACGGGGAGAACTGGACAAAACCGGCGCCGTGCTCGGCTTGCTCTATCTAGCGTACGTTGAGACAGGCGGACATGGAGGCATGACAGCTGACGATGTAGTACGAGTTTTACAGGAATCAGGATACGACATAACTAAAGAGAGATTCTACTCGCTCGCCTCCCAGTTGATGAAGAAAGGCTACATAGAATCTCACAAAATCAATGGACGTAGGGTTATCTACACGATCAACAGCGACAGTGAGTACGAGGTGGAACAGAAACTACGCGAGAGACTCGAGAAATCCGCCCCGACGGCTGAGCGTGTAAGCGCAGAGGAGATGCGGAGAATACTGGATAGGCACTCGACTTGA
- a CDS encoding ParA family protein, which produces MAKVSKVFVVGFTARKGGTGKTTCSFNVGFEFARRRKWKGVKSHPVFFVDVDPQAIGKESERAATTLTDLFRIGPFDLTPLKLEGDRMVEARRVTKETVERTGGFELFHVKYSPDPEEFDNADPMCSVHDKVFLAHLSTHISESPGMMDFGKFLNAITGAGFDGIVVLDTPPLNVRTTFVLNALEHCDLVVPVLNPESYDQIPDFIRRHPVRFIVLNQMLKGRTKEAEKIRREIEGYLKRTTLDEDDVIWIPSNDQLRSCTNTGVPARCRNPKPQAVTPKFHHIAWRIEVERERRSKISEIRL; this is translated from the coding sequence TTGGCTAAGGTCAGTAAGGTGTTCGTGGTCGGGTTCACGGCCAGGAAGGGAGGTACCGGGAAGACGACCTGCTCGTTCAACGTAGGGTTCGAGTTCGCCAGGAGGAGGAAGTGGAAGGGTGTGAAGAGCCATCCGGTGTTCTTCGTGGACGTCGATCCGCAGGCGATCGGTAAGGAGTCGGAGCGGGCGGCCACTACGCTTACCGACCTCTTCAGGATCGGGCCTTTCGACCTAACACCCCTCAAACTAGAGGGCGACAGGATGGTCGAGGCCAGACGCGTCACGAAGGAGACCGTCGAGAGGACCGGTGGTTTCGAGTTGTTCCACGTGAAATACTCGCCGGATCCCGAGGAGTTCGACAATGCAGATCCTATGTGCTCGGTTCACGATAAGGTGTTCCTAGCTCACCTCAGCACGCACATCTCGGAGTCGCCGGGTATGATGGATTTCGGGAAGTTCCTGAACGCCATCACGGGGGCCGGGTTCGACGGTATCGTCGTCCTCGACACCCCTCCGCTGAACGTCAGGACGACCTTCGTCCTCAACGCGCTGGAACACTGTGATTTAGTGGTTCCAGTCCTGAACCCGGAGTCCTACGATCAGATCCCCGACTTCATCAGGCGACACCCTGTGCGGTTCATCGTGCTCAACCAGATGCTGAAGGGTAGGACGAAGGAGGCGGAGAAGATCCGCAGGGAGATCGAGGGTTACCTCAAGAGGACGACGTTGGACGAGGACGACGTCATCTGGATCCCTAGCAACGACCAGCTCCGCTCGTGCACGAACACCGGGGTTCCGGCTAGGTGTAGGAACCCCAAGCCCCAGGCCGTCACGCCCAAGTTCCATCACATAGCCTGGAGGATTGAAGTGGAGCGGGAGCGGCGGAGCAAGATCAGCGAGATCAGGCTCTGA